One Verrucomicrobiota bacterium genomic region harbors:
- the rplL gene encoding 50S ribosomal protein L7/L12 — MSDITKEQVINWLSGQSVIDIAALVKDLEEKWGVSAAAPVAVAAAPAAAAAEAAEEQTEFTVIFAAAGENKIASIKEVRAITGLGLKEAKDLVEGAPKPVKEGVSKDEADEVKKKLEAVGAKVEIK, encoded by the coding sequence ATGTCTGACATAACAAAAGAACAAGTAATCAATTGGCTTTCCGGCCAGTCTGTAATCGATATCGCAGCCCTCGTAAAGGACCTCGAAGAAAAATGGGGCGTCAGTGCTGCTGCTCCTGTAGCTGTTGCTGCGGCGCCTGCTGCTGCGGCCGCTGAAGCTGCCGAGGAACAAACCGAGTTTACTGTAATCTTCGCTGCTGCTGGGGAAAACAAAATTGCGTCTATTAAGGAAGTCCGTGCAATCACAGGACTTGGCCTTAAAGAAGCCAAAGACCTCGTTGAAGGTGCTCCGAAACCTGTCAAGGAAGGTGTTTCCAAGGACGAAGCTGACGAAGTTAAAAAGAAGCTCGAAGCTGTAGGCGCCAAAGTCGAAATCAAATAA